In Peromyscus maniculatus bairdii isolate BWxNUB_F1_BW_parent chromosome 21, HU_Pman_BW_mat_3.1, whole genome shotgun sequence, one DNA window encodes the following:
- the LOC121824876 gene encoding mamu class I histocompatibility antigen, alpha chain F-like, with translation MANLSSVLTFLGWSDPGEPDCIAYKAHTDSDLCPDLMMEAMAPCKLLLQLGTALSTTQTSADRSCNTQPDHPAPSPPALEPQALLPSCPCPPPPHLHGNSGGGSGLTVSHTQVHTRCGISTPGAPVHGSPLGGRNAVPVLPQPRGDSEDEVRSAVAGTGWAGVLGAGGMERQDHPADFLNYKHSQEGSHTIQVMSGCKVDSNSCLLCGYEGYTYDVCNYISLMEDLRTWTEEQITWLEMEQAGNAETQGLPGDTCDLIPTETQRHRSQGDVTLRCWALGFYPADITLTWKRDEEEQTQVMERVETRPAVDGSFQKWAAVVVPFGEELKYTCHVQHEGLPEPLNLSFEPPQSIMTIVCAVLGAVVILGFIIGGVMMWKRKKTDVLHVNAVTMETRREHQIPWSYKGL, from the exons atggccaACTTGTCTTCAGTGCTCACCTTCCTTGGGTGGAGTGATCCTGGAGAACCAGACTGCATTGCTTATAAAGCCCACACAGACTCAGACCTGTGCCCAGATCTCATGATGGAGGCCATGGCGCCTTGCAAGCTACTGCTGCAGCTGGGGACAGCCCTGTCCACCACACAGACCAGTGCAG ATCGGTCCTGCAACACCCAGCCAGACCATCCTGCCCCTTCTCCACCTGCATTGGAGCCCCAAGCCCTgctcccctcctgcccctgcccccctcccccgcacctGCACGGGAACTCGGGAGGAGGGTCGGGTCTCACTGTGAGCCACACCCAGGTTCACACTCGCTGTGGTATTTCCACACCGGGCGCCCCAGTACATGGAAGTCCGCTTGGTGGACGAAATGCAGTTCCTGTGCTTCCACAGCCACGCGGAGACTCTGAGGACGAAGTCCGGAGCGCCGTGGCTGGAACAGGATGGGCGGGAGTATTGGGAGCAGGAGGCATGGAACGCCAAGATCACCCAGCCGATTTTCTGAACTACAAACACAGTCAAGAAG GCTCTCATACCATCCAGGTGATGTCTGGCTGTAAAGTGGATTCGAACAGCTGCCTCCTTTGTGGATATGAAGGATATACCTATGATGTCTGCAATTACATCTCCCTGATGGAGGACCTGAGAACATGGACAGAGGAACAGATCACCTGGTTGGAGATGGAGCAGGCTGGAAATGCAGAGACACAGGGCCTACCAGG AGACACATGTGACCTCAtacccacagagacacagagacacagatctCAAGGTGATGTCACCCTGaggtgctgggccctgggttTCTACCCTGCTGACATCACTCTGACCTGGAAGAGGGATGAGGAGGAACAGACACAGGTCATGGAACGGGTGGAGACCAGACCTGCAGTGGATGGAAGcttccagaagtgggcagctgtggtggtgccttTTGGAGAGGAGCTGAAATACACATGCCATGTGCAGCATGAGGGTCTGCCTGAGCCCCTCAACCTGAGTTTCG aGCCTCCTCAGTCCATCATGACCATTGTCTGTGCTGTCCTTGGAGCTGTGGTGATCTTAGGTTTTATCATTGGAGGTGTTAtgatgtggaagaggaagaagacag ATGTACTCCATGTAAATGCCGtaaccatggagaccagaagagagcatcagatcccctggagttacaaagggttgtga